The sequence GATCCGGGTTCAATGTTTTCTGGACGATCTTTATCTGGTATTTTGTTTCGTTTCATTAGAGATGCTATGCTGGAAAATTCATTGTCATACCTTTGGGTTGCTTTCGGTACTCTCCCGGATCTAGTTGGTTTATTTGATAATACTACATCTTCTTCTGATTCACTTTGAGTCGCCATGTCCGATTCATCTGCATCACTATCTGACATGTAAGTTTTTATTGATAGCTTCTGCTTTTTAGATCTTTTAGGGAGTTTAGGTCTCGAAGAATTGTCTTTGtttggtttttcttttttcgttttttgtttcaacggtaccttttcttttgttttcgtTTCCACTAATTTTGGGATATCTATCTCAGAAATTGGTTTTGGTTTTGGAACATAAGTTTTCGGGTTGTTCAATTCGGCAGCTAAAACATATATTATAACTTCAATTCTAATGtgataaaatatggaaaattatttttggttggCAGAATATACAGTAAGAAACACAACAGAACAGGAAAAATTTATAGACATCAAAGGGTAGAACTTAAATAGATAAATACTGATTTGAGGAGCATGAATATTAAGAACTCAGATAAAAGCGAAATATAATTATgcagaaaaataatgatataaacGTCAAATTTAGGGAGGACCTAGGGGAGCTGAAGTTCCAGGCCCCGCAAAATTATTACTTTGATCATTGATTTTAAAagcaatattggaatccgcagCAAAAttcgcatttttttattttgattttcttaaatAGGCTCCAGATAGATTTCTTAATCCAATACTGAATGAGAAAGTATTTATGTTCGACTTTAAGTCAGATTCTCAATtcataaagttgaaattttattgataatttcattgaaaaaaaaatgttgtaccaAGGTATCGAACTGCAGAGATCATCTGCCACTGCATggaaatttattgtcatttatatatCTTAGAAGTCATTATCATATCATATGAAGTCAGAGTGGTTAAATGTATTAATAACttgtaaattatttacaaaattatcaatatatcttagaaaaactacaattttcCCCTCaccttttcttttttgatttttctctgTGAGTAATTTCTGATTTTCTTTAGCCACTTCTTCCTTCAATTTCTTCAGCTCCTCTTGATGTTTTTTAATCGCTTCCAATTCTCTTTCTTCTagttcaatttcatttttcaaatcttcaaaatcaaaatcGCATGGTTGTGTTAAGGCTTTGTCAATCAAATTCctatttactttttcttctttcttgaattttattttcagttccCGTCTAGTTCGGTTTGGAAAAAGTTCGCACATTAGAGTAAAATCTGTTCCAATGGTATTTAGAGCTTTGTAAAAATAAACTGTTTCGCTAGCAGTCCAAAATTTTGTTCGtttgtgttttttgtatattccaTAACCAGTTTTTATCTTGTCTACATCTAAGACTTTAGATTTTTCCATTTCCTCtctaaaaacaaaagataatACAGTAGATTAGTACTTATTTGATTTCATTATGTGTCACCTTTTTCTTTGTACTTCTTTTCTTTCAATCACAAGACTTTGTTCATCAAGGATAATCTCTCCAGATGGACCGATCTTTATTTGTGGTACTGGCATTTCGTTTTCTTCATCActttttgtgtcatttttattaCTAGGATCATCTACATTTTCCTCTTCATTTATGGTATTATCTACTTCGATTTCAGTGTTGTTTTCTTTAGTATTATcttcatttctaaaatttcacacgaaaactaaataaaaaatactatattACTTCACAAAGATGTTTTTTCTTAACTTAGGTAAATATATATGAATCAAattgtaagtaaaaaaaaatatctgaatattttattttcattgcatAACCTGTGAACAAAACAGGATCAAAATGGAACAGAAACTGTCATCAAACATTTCCTAATAGAAACTTGTCATggaaagaatttagaaaaagtaCAGAAACCATAAAAGTTTGTTAATGAGATAGCATGATTCCACAACCAATAACTGAGAAAATCGATTTCATATTATGTCATCTTGATAAAACACTACCAGGTTCCCTTTGCTTGATAATTAAGGTCTAAAAAGGGTTAATAGAAGGAATTATGAAAATACAACAATTTCTCTTATTTAATGGGTTTTCTACCAAccttaaatgaaatgaaatatgagggaaagaaaagtttgaaagcaaacaatagaaaaatatcaaaaagctcctgatttcatatttactttaataaaaatgaagattagAATGAGAATGATCAAAATACAACCATTTCTCTAATTTTATGGGTTTTCTACCAACCTCAGGTGAAATGAAATATGaggaaaagaatttttcaagcccaaacaatgaaaaaatatcaaaaacctCCTGatacatatttaatttaataagcTACCTACACCATTGGATTTGTATCTGGATTATAGAAAATAAGATCCATCATAGTGAGTCTATTTCTTTCCGGTTTGTTAAATCCAAATCTTCTAACAAACTCTCTTCGGGCTTCCGCTATTTTTCTTGTTTGATCTGAGCGAACTGTACTTTTTTTCGGCTGAGAAATTGCTATTACTTCTTTAGGGCGTTGAGGCGAAAAGCATTCCGTGATTGATTCTGTGATTGCAGATGTTGTTGAACAAACCTGTAATATGTTAGATATGTTAGATTCCATGTAAATTGATGGATAAATGTTACACAAAATGTATTTGCTAAGATAGACAGATAAATGCTTCAATGCTGTTCTGACAATATCATATTAGAAACTATAGATcctctttgttttattttgatactaaTGGTGATTAAACTAAGGATGTCCTTGACTACCTAAATATCAATATGTTGAGTAAGttgtttgaatcaatttttataaacttttctattttgtatacAAGCAAGTGTGGAAGATATTAATCTAGAAATACCAAAAGAAGCACATGTAAAAGAGTAAATTTGAATCAGCCACCCCAATAAATTCTGCTAACATCCAAATCTGTAGGTAGTAACAAATCActaccatcaataccgatctcGTTAACATCCTTGAGTTGGTTGGAAGCAATTAGATTGAGTTTAATGTGGTAAAGACCAAGGCTGCTGTTTTTATAGAGAAAGCTAGCACTgcggctcaggatttggtcctacATGAACGGAAatactacaacctacagaagttcaagatcaatatccacaggcatctccacataGCAGAACTGTTCAATTGTAATAGAATTTGCCCTCTTGTATGGAAAGTACAACAGAATTGACAAAGATCAAGAGGCTTCATGATGGAAAAAGGGATAAAACAAGGGGACAGTCTAGACACCTAAAAATGAACATAGGAGACCATGATCCCAATAAACAGACATAAAGATGGAAGCACTAATAATATTTTGGATAGAAGAGATAGAAAAACTGCAAAGGGATACTAACAgagaaaaatgcaaaaaaatgatcataaaaAACATAGAAACAAAGTCAGACTAATTTTGATGAACAAATATAACATCTTTTGAATATCTTGGAATAGTAATTACAGACGATGGCAAAATATAAGCAGAAGTTCTAGTAAATATAGAAGGAAAAACTAGGATGGatagaataaaaaatggaattataaGAAGCAACTTATGACAAGAATCAATCAAAGAAaacattgataataaatatattcccGACGCCATAGAGAGGGCAAATGGAAAAATGAGAAGAAGTAAACAagtataataattgaaattttaaattcgtTAACATATACACACATTAAGCAAATTTAAGCTTCttagtattttatattgtatatgtACCTAGAGTTAGATTAAGCTAAAATACTATAAAACATCATAAATCAGTATATGCAAGTATTTTTTCACCCTAAAGAAAACCACCTTGTGCacattattgtaattttttctacCTACTGAAGGAATGGACTATAATCATTCAATTATCTagtcaattttgaaataaaaaaaatttctatacttACAGAATCATTCctgtttctattaatttttctgctCTCATCTTCAGATTCACTAGCACTAAAACTAGTTTTTCTGTGTGCTAGTCTCGGTATAGGTTTTATCCTAGTTCTATTGGCTTTATTAGGACTGGGTGGAGGTAAAGGATATTCAGTATCAGAAAGTGAAGTATTATTAATTACTGATGCAGgtttttggaaaacattttctaaaaattataattaatatacatTAATATTCAGctgacaatttttgaaaaagtaaaattataaaaatataatttaatctaaaatgaaGTTTGGTTCATGCATCCAAAATTGAAGTTAACattaaactaaattttcttggtgggaattttttgatttatgcaGTAAATTAAGGATCATAGTAAATTACTAGTAAACTAATAGAAATTCCTTATATGGAACTGCTCAATCAAGAGCTTTTTGACTAGTTCCATGTGGTCAATCCAtgttctattcatttttttttaaactacaGTTCCTTGCATATTTTGGCTTCTTCTgctatttttctccatttttttctgtCTTGGGTGTTACTCCACCATCCATGGACTCTCATTTTGTTCACATCATTTAATACTTGACCTTCCCATTGCTTTTTGGTCTTCCTCTGGCCCAGTTTCCTAAGAGTTTCCATTCTGTTATTCTTTtaacttcattattatttttcatttgttctaTGTGTCCAAACCATCTTATTTGCTGCAGTTTTATAAGTCTGGTGATAGTTTATTCATTTAAGTCTTCTCTAATTTCAGGTGTGAACTACAAGTACCGTTTCAGTGTCTTTTAACtactaatttaatttattagtttaatttttgctgcataaaccaagcttaaAATAAGAATTCTGTAAATTGAATTGAACTTTATCACGGCAAAGCAAAAGATTCATTTACCTGTTTTTTTTGTTCCAGTGGTTACAATACTTTCTGATGTCGAAATTGTAATTCTCGGGGTTGTGTCATCaggcttttttttattttcggtaGTAGATAATTTTGGAGTTTCCGactttacataattttcatttgatttgcTCAAATTCTCCTCAGTATCAATTTCTTGTCTTTTTTCGGCAACTGATCTTActtcttcagtttttttcctCTTATGAATTGCACTTAGAGACACAGAaccttttaataattttcttttaaatgtaaTAGGTGGTTTACTGCTTGTTGGAGGTACTTTTACTGATGGAATTTCCTctgtaatagtttttttctcaaaagttTCCACATGGTCTGAGACACCAATTAAAACTTCATTAGAGTCGGTATGTTCTTCTGAAAGATTGGGCAATCCTTTATCTTCTGAAAGACTTTTCGTCGTATCATCGTTTATAATAGTTAAGTTGCTATCATTTACCTCACATTTAG comes from Diorhabda carinulata isolate Delta chromosome 8, icDioCari1.1, whole genome shotgun sequence and encodes:
- the LOC130897325 gene encoding uncharacterized protein LOC130897325, with amino-acid sequence MTTRRSRIKGIANIPQRRKPENEKIEEKKDQLGVEAKLESKCEVNDSNLTIINDDTTKSLSEDKGLPNLSEEHTDSNEVLIGVSDHVETFEKKTITEEIPSVKVPPTSSKPPITFKRKLLKGSVSLSAIHKRKKTEEVRSVAEKRQEIDTEENLSKSNENYVKSETPKLSTTENKKKPDDTTPRITISTSESIVTTGTKKTENVFQKPASVINNTSLSDTEYPLPPPSPNKANRTRIKPIPRLAHRKTSFSASESEDESRKINRNRNDSVCSTTSAITESITECFSPQRPKEVIAISQPKKSTVRSDQTRKIAEARREFVRRFGFNKPERNRLTMMDLIFYNPDTNPMVNEDNTKENNTEIEVDNTINEEENVDDPSNKNDTKSDEENEMPVPQIKIGPSGEIILDEQSLVIERKEVQRKREEMEKSKVLDVDKIKTGYGIYKKHKRTKFWTASETVYFYKALNTIGTDFTLMCELFPNRTRRELKIKFKKEEKVNRNLIDKALTQPCDFDFEDLKNEIELEERELEAIKKHQEELKKLKEEVAKENQKLLTEKNQKRKAAELNNPKTYVPKPKPISEIDIPKLVETKTKEKVPLKQKTKKEKPNKDNSSRPKLPKRSKKQKLSIKTYMSDSDADESDMATQSESEEDVVLSNKPTRSGRVPKATQRYDNEFSSIASLMKRNKIPDKDRPENIEPGSIMVITEIGPNGEPVYKLYMVTPEQKATPLDVPSDVAEAIQLKKGMSAKNIMTISANVTDDEEIIAENNITISADENITTMRNIDKNMETNITIPADENVTTLRSELINKIKQNVDNNDEQNVETEKKESSMDSTLVLPEGTIEEENFNGDIGRSEDNTVENNLETDDRDEIEDTSEELVKVISIEPLTDHRNLEKDKNSQNAQVIATKSDAVTLNHDFIYVNQGEGSISMNSEIVLEVDNDGISMKLEGELSNSRTEVLDSS